The nucleotide window CTATCAAACTTGGCCATGATGGACATTGGCTCTGTTTCTGTCATTGTACCCAAATGTATGACCAATTCCATTATGAACAATTGGTCTATTTCCTATTCTGGGTGTGTAGCTCaagttttcttttatttcttctttgcagcATCAGATATTTCCCTTCTAACTGTAATGGCATATGATCGCTATGTTGCCATCTGCAACCCATTACAATATGAGACAATTATGCATAAAGGAGCCTGCCTTCAGATGGCAGCCATTGGGTGGATTACTAGTCTTCTTTATTCCACATTACACACTTCTGGCACCTTTGCAAACACCTTCTGTTCTAATGCTGTGAGtcagttcttctgtgaaatcCCAAAGTTACTGAAGCTCTCCTGCTCTGACCTTTATTTAGTTGAATTTGGGCTTATTGTTCTAGGATGTTGCATGGGACTAGGATGCTTCATTTTTATCATTATAACATACATGGAGATCTTTTCTGCAGTGCTCAGAATTCCTTCTGTTCATGGCAAGAAAAAAGCCCTCTCCACTTGCCTTCCACATCTTACTGTTGTCTCTGTGTTCGTATTCAGTGCAGTATTTGCCTATGCAAGGCCTTCCACTCATGATCCTTCTGATGTAGATATAGCTTTCGGAATGATATATACCATAATTCCTCCCATACTGAATCCATTTATCTACTGCATGCGAAACAAAGAGATCAAGAGTGCTTTGTGGAAGTTCTTAGATTTTGGGGATTCCTCTAAAACAAAATTGGATTGTATGCTGTTCTGCATGTGAATGGTTGGTCCTGCAATTTTTAACTTTGCACTATAACCATTTCAATATTTGTAATTGTGTCATGCAGATTGCTCACTGACCCCTCCACCTCAT belongs to Rhineura floridana isolate rRhiFlo1 chromosome 11, rRhiFlo1.hap2, whole genome shotgun sequence and includes:
- the LOC133367721 gene encoding olfactory receptor 14I1-like, whose protein sequence is MSNFTSVSTFLLWEFTEVRELQILYFFLFLALYLAGITGNLLIIAAVALDHHLHTPMYFFLSNLAMMDIGSVSVIVPKCMTNSIMNNWSISYSGCVAQVFFYFFFAASDISLLTVMAYDRYVAICNPLQYETIMHKGACLQMAAIGWITSLLYSTLHTSGTFANTFCSNAVSQFFCEIPKLLKLSCSDLYLVEFGLIVLGCCMGLGCFIFIIITYMEIFSAVLRIPSVHGKKKALSTCLPHLTVVSVFVFSAVFAYARPSTHDPSDVDIAFGMIYTIIPPILNPFIYCMRNKEIKSALWKFLDFGDSSKTKLDCMLFCM